AACTCGAAGtcctaaaatttttgtattgattCATGAAACAGTTTTTTAGCTATATTGATTTGTCTGTATAATTAATGAATGATCCTTGTATAATTAGACATATGACGAAATCTTAAGGTACTAATAATGGGAATTCCCCGGTATCATGGTGCACCTCGCACTTGGATTTTCAGTTGACCAGCTTCCTTGAACTGGTTATAATTCACTCATATCTAACTTACTTTCGCTTTCAGTCAACAACCAGTGGtcgttaaaaccacattgttATTAACgtatatttgtatttattgcAATAGTCggtatttgttaaagaaaatggcaTCAGGAAGAGTACTAGTTTATGGAGGACGAGGTGCTTTAGGATCGAAATGCATTACTCAACTGAAAGCTGCTAATTTTTGGGTGGTAAGTGTGGATTTGACGGAAAATCCCGAAGCTGACGTCAACGTAGCCGTGAACACTACAGAAAGTCCTGTAGAGCAGGAATTTTCCATTAGTAAAGCTGTAGGAGATGCTTTAAACAGGCAGCAGCTGGACGGTATATTTTGCGTTGCAGGTGAGAAAAAGCTACAGCTATTAATTGATATTTGGTAATGGGTATTGACGCGAGGTTACGTGAAGGTGGCTGGGCTGGAGGGAACGCCTCAACGGAGCTGACCAAGAGGTCAGAACTCATGTGGAACCAAAGTGTGAACAGCTCTCTTATAGCTGCAACTTTAGCTTCAAAATACCTCAAAGCGGAAGGAATTTTGCAACTCACCGGAGCGAAGGCGGCATTAGAACCCACCCCTGGCATGATTGGATATGGTACTAACTCAAAGCACCTCACagtgaaaaatagtaataaagtGAATTTTAGGCGTAGCTAAAGCAGCCGTACACCATCTTACCAAGTCTTTAGCCGGCAAAAACAGTGGCTTGCCCGCCAACAGCACCGTATTGGCAATTTTGCCCATCACCTTAGATACACCAATGAATCGAAAATGGATGCCTGAAGCCGATTTTTCCACGTGGACACCTCTGGAATTTATAGgagatttatttgttaaatgggCTAAAGGAGAAGACCGTCCGGCTTCTGGAAGTCTGGTCCAGTTGGTCACCGAGAATgccaaaactattttaaaatcaacCTAAAGTTGTGGAAAAACAACAAGAAAACAGTATTGCGTGTGGCTAAtctgtatttattattatgaaatttgatatcaaatatttatgtatataaataattgtCGTATCGTTGCGCAATATACCGAAtcgtaatattaaaatatccgcCTTTTTTTACACATACCTACTAAGTCCTGTTTTGTGTCTCCAGTAAAGTTCTATGAATAAAGAGATTTGCAGTTACATAATACTTTAAGAACTTTTAGAAAGGGTTTCATTAGAGCTTTTCACTAACAAATTGCCACTTAAGACAATTGGACCTACCCAAAACACCCGCGAAGTAAAATAGCCTGCAAATTCCAGGCATTCTCTGCAGATGATTTGTTGGCATCATTAGGaaaggtaaaatattttttaccttGGAGAAAATGCTCAAACTTGCCTGAGGTTCATACACATAACGTGGATTGATCAATACAAAGTACCTACCTACTTGACTATCGACAACGGAAATACGCCCATCACGTGGAACTCAAATGTCTAAAAATACCTTTTCTATGGTCGTGtaacttgaagagtttccggTTGTtaagataaaatataaaaacttcCCATTTGCTTTCAGAATTCAATATTTGCATTGCCCACTATACACTGCCAATTGACCTGTTCTGTGAGTCATCCTGAAAAGGAAAAGAGAAGTATTTGATACGATTTTTAGCGCTTTTGTCTGAATGTTGTCTTGACGAAACTTAAAGAGACAAATAGAAAGTTTTTATGTAAAAGGAGACTTATAAACGGTTTTGTTTCTAATTACAACTAATTATGTCCCATTTGGGAATGTCTTttagatttcattaaaattgcaCGGTTTAGATATAACGTACAATTTAACTGCGATATACgataatttggaattttaacagAGCAGAAAAAATAAGCGGATTTGTCGTTAGGAGAAGAGTTTGTGTCACGGGAGGATTGTTGATATAATGTCTGTAACTACTACATgaagtatttattaaattaaccgCGGAACGCAGTTGAAAATGACGAAGACACCGACAAACTCATTCTGAATCACTACAGATTTCTGAGTACTTCAGGTTAGTTAAAATGAACGAAATGGCTCAGTATCACAATacttatttttggttaaattttcGAGTTAAtaacttaacttaaaaaagatGCATCGTACGAGATACTTTCAAGGTAgactttttgtaaaaataacatttctggACCAAAGGAATAAACAACGTTAATGGTTAGGACCAATACtgtaatatttcagaaattagAATAAGAAAGAGATTATAACGTGCGGTTCTAAATTGCTgatatttgattaagaaaaaaagaataaaaagggAAATCCACATAACTAAAGACTATTTGCGAGCACAAAATCTACaacaaaccaattttcaatcaacaaacaagtttgttcaaagcgAACGTACTCTTAAGctgagtttgtattgcattttttgctgaatttatcgttatttttctcaaaaatgaaCTGATTGATTTTGAATAGCAATGCAACATTGAATATAGTTTTGAAAgatctttaatttgaggtgtcgcTTGACTCATTTTTGAACACAAAAAAACGGCCATTTTGTGCTACCGATGACGTAaggaagattaaaaaaaataaacaattgtcGGAAGATAGTATTTTTGTTCCATCTAGtgttgcttttgaatttttttaaaatgatttttttttaattttatcggTGGAGGGAGGAAAGTGAAAAGGGGGATTTAGAGCGGCACGGTATACTCCTCATACAATTTACATCTATTACCATCCATCAACCTGTTTAAATCCTATAAACTCCTTGTTTGCATGCGATCGTACAGTACTTTAGCGTCTTAAAATTTATCAGTACGGAATGCGT
This portion of the Euwallacea fornicatus isolate EFF26 chromosome 4, ASM4011564v1, whole genome shotgun sequence genome encodes:
- the Dhpr gene encoding dihydropteridine reductase, whose translation is MASGRVLVYGGRGALGSKCITQLKAANFWVVSVDLTENPEADVNVAVNTTESPVEQEFSISKAVGDALNRQQLDGIFCVAGGWAGGNASTELTKRSELMWNQSVNSSLIAATLASKYLKAEGILQLTGAKAALEPTPGMIGYGVAKAAVHHLTKSLAGKNSGLPANSTVLAILPITLDTPMNRKWMPEADFSTWTPLEFIGDLFVKWAKGEDRPASGSLVQLVTENAKTILKST